The sequence AGGAAGGTGATGACCGGCGCGCTAGGGCGCACGTACTTCCGGTACCCGCAGGAGCAGATGAAGTAGTAGAAGTACATGATGGAGTGCATGGCGTAGTTCATGCCAGCGAACACGAGGGCACCGGAGATGTTCATGGCGTACGAATGCCAGCAGTACAGCATCGTGGTCATGTGGTGGAACCAGTGGAGGAAGCGGACGCGCTTCTTCTGAAAGACAAGGAAGGCGGTGTCGAGCATCTCAGGGATCTTGCTGAGGACGAAGAGGCATAAGAAAGCGCCGACGGGGCCATCGTAGAAGATATTCTTGTTCCAGTAGCAAAACGCGTTGTACACGCCGCCTTTCCACTGGATATGGCCACCGTTGGTGTAGTCGTGCACGGTGAACTCCGGCACAAAGATCGTGCGATACAGCTGCGGGAGGCAGTAATAGGTGCCGCAGATGGAGAAGACGGTCAGCAGAAGGTTCCACGCCATGTTCAGCTGGCGCAGATTGAAGGGCTCGCGGTTTTTCATGTACGCGTCAGGGATGTACAACACCATCACCATGTACAGGCCCACAATGAGAACTGGCACCTCGATGTGGTCGGCCATCCACTGGCAGACATTGTCGCTCCTGAAGGACTCGAGAAGCTGCACCATTTTCTTGGCTTGCCTGCTGAAAAAGATGTacgggagggggtggaggatggggggggggcaaggtctgctgctgctaccaccacgtgtgtgtgcgtgtgttcgtgCTGGCGAAAAGAGTAAGAGAAACGGCTCTGGGAGAGTGTAGTGTCCGCAGTTGGCGCTGGCATGTCTGTGTCACAAGGAGAGAAGGATGGAGAGAGGACGCATTAGTAGGATGCCTCGCTTTCATGCACGCAGCGCCCGTAGCAAAAATGAGCTCATGCGCCTCAGCTGTGGTATCGGAGGTGAAGGGAGGTGGCCACATAGCTATGGCTACCTCAGCGGCAAGGGCCACGTCGCCCGGCCAACAGCATCCTGCCGCCACTGCTACTGCACATGCGGTAGACACGCTCTTCCACGGAGGGAAGGCTCGACCGACACCGCAGCTCCCCACGAGAGCGCCGTCTCGCTTCGTCACCCGTTCCGaccgcctccccctcgcaCTTCGTTCCTATCTTTTTAAGCGCTCGTCATGCTGTTCAAAGAGAAACGACCCCCTCCGtctacacatacacacacacacacacacatgcaaacATGGAGAGCGACCTCACAGCCCACGCCGCGTCCTCCATACACCGGGACCAGAAAACGGCACCGTCAAAGGAAACGGAGACAGAAAAACAGCGGTCAACCGCGGCGAATGAGACCTTCCAACggcgaacacacacacacacacaaagagagagacagccgaacagggagaggggtggcggagtctgcagcgcgcacgcacaacacCGGTAAGGAAGTCAGGGCTTGCGCTAGAGCGATGCGCACCTCGACAGACCGACAGGAGAACGGCCTTTTCAACGTGTCCGTTCTCCGCCGTGCAACCAGGGTGACACGCCActcctaccccctccccccggcccgtcacaggccccatcgcgtggtgcgaggcagccggTGGACACGCCTTACAGCAAAATGCCGACCCGGCcatcggagcacggcccctgcctccaGCGCTacccgcccgcctcgcaggtcgcctcacagccgctcccccatcatgccgggcgcacgtgctgcatccctcccccctctcggCGCGGCACAGGCTCCCGGCACCGGTAGGCAGCCATGGCCGCGTGGCGTACGTTGGAGTCGCGCAGACGCTTTACCCATCATACGAATCGTGCAAACGTGTTCACGGTCGCATGCAGCtccaacgcaacgccatcccaCGGCCTCACCGCCAACCTCAGTGGCGCTAAATCGCACGGAGCCCACACCCTTACGTCGTAGGTGCTCGACACTGTCACCACCGGAAGTGGCGCGGTGGCTGGCACGGCGAaggggctgctcggcttcctccCCACAATGAGTGGGGGGTGatttgggggggggcaccggaccctgagatgccacgctgGGGTGTCTCCAGGTCGCCCGGGCACGTTCACGGACACAAAAAAGCgaaaacagagaaagagggagaagtgAATTTTGGGTGATGTCCGCATCAACGTCCTATCTNNNNNNNNNNNNNNNNNNNNNNNNNNNNNNNNNNNNNNNNNNNNNNNNNNNNNNNNNNNNNNNNNNNNNNNNNNNNNNNNNNNNNNNNNNNNNNNNNNNNCCGCGTCCGTTCGACGCCTCCCCTCCACTTCGTTCCTATCTTTTTAGCGCTCGTCATGCTGTTCAAAGAGAAACGACCCCCTCCGtctacacatacacacacacacacacacatgcaaacATGGAGAGCGACCTCACAGCCCACGCCGCGTCCTCCATACACCGGGACCAGAAAACGGCACCGTCAAAGGAAACGGAGACAGAAAAACAGCGGTCAACCGCGGCGAATGAGACCTTCCAACggcgaacacacacacacacacaaagagagagacagccgaacagggagaggggtggcggagtctgcagcgcgcacgcacaacacCGGTAAGGAAGTCAGGGCTTGCGCTAGAGCGATGCGCACCTCGACAGACCGACAGGAGAACGGCCTTTTCAACGTGTCCGTTCTCCGCC comes from Leishmania infantum JPCM5 genome chromosome 14 and encodes:
- a CDS encoding beta-ketoacyl-CoA synthase → MVQLLESFRSDNVCQWMADHIEVPVLIVGLYMVMVLYIPDAYMKNREPFNLRQLNMAWNLLLTVFSICGTYYCLPQLYRTIFVPEFTVHDYTNGGHIQWKGGVYNAFCYWNKNIFYDGPVGAFLCLFVLSKIPEMLDTAFLVFQKKRVRFLHWFHHMTTMLYCWHSYAMNISGALVFAGMNYAMHSIMYFYYFICSCGYRKYVRPSAPVITFLQIAQMVVGMTVQAVTLYVLGFTNRRCDSNAANARLGFMMYLSYFILFSKLFYDSYLKPAPPHSAAAKHNDATAVPNGEPAAVKKAQ